Part of the Aciduliprofundum boonei T469 genome is shown below.
GATTTTAAACAGGGAGGAAATGCATCTTCCACCACATCGCCAAAATCCTGAGAGGAGTATTTAGAGATGTATGCGTCTTTCAATTCTCTAATTTTCTCAATTTCATCTTTAAAATATTTTTTTAATGCATCTTTTTTATTTGCATTGCTCTCAATATCCCTTACAAAATTTTTAACAAATGCTTCTCTCAATATTTTTATGAATTCCTCTTTGCTCACAGGGACCCATCCTTCTTTAAGAGGTTGATTTATAAGCTTGAAAGCTTCTCCACTTATGCCCGATGCATATTTTATAAAATCTAAGAAATGAACCAATATGAAGAGTTCGTATTTTGTGCCTGCAACCCAAGGTTTTGGATTCTCCTCGTGCAATCTTCTAATTTTCTCGGGAATATCCTTGTACTTTACTCCCAAAGAGGATGCAACAAGATATATATTCTCACTGCTATCCTCAATCAAGTGTCCTTCAAGCTCGTCTCTTACAACATTCGCAAATCTTCTTGTTATTATTGGATCGCTAAGAGCTATTAGAAAAAGCTTGGAAATATAAAATCCAATAATTTTTGTCTCTTCATCGGTTATTGAGCTCCTAAGATTCTCATCAAAGCAGCTTATAACTTTGGCTATCCCGTAATCGCGAGCGTTTTCATAAATTGAGGATGTAAGTAGCTCATCCAGTTCTATATTTCTTACAACATCTAGGGCCTGTGGTAGAAATGGGTACTTAACAAGAGTGCGCATATTCATATCAGGGCCGGGACCGGGATTTGAACCCGGGTCAAGGGATTGCCACAAAGCTCCTTTTAGGGGTAAAGCACCTTTTTTAAAGGGGCTTTTCCACAGTCCCCTAGGATAGCCCCTACCCTATCCCGGCCATGCAAAGAGTGAAATGACAGGTAATACATAAATTTTTTCAGAATTGCTCCTAAAAATATTTTTACTAAAAGCTCATTTACTTGCCCATGGTGAAGATCACAGATACAACACTTAGAGATGGACACCAAAGCTTGTTTGCCACCAGAATGCGCACAGAAGATATGATACCAATAGCAGAGGCAATGGACGAAATGGGATTTTTCTCTCTAGAGGTTTGGGGTGGTGCCACATTCGATTCTGCCATGCGATTTTTGAACGAGAATTCGTGGGATAGGCCCAGAACTCTAAAAAAGTACATAAAAAACACTCCCTTGCAAATGCTCTTGCGTGGCCAAAACTTGGTTGGATATAGGCATTATCCCGATGATATTGTTGAAAAATTTGTGTTCAAAGCAGTGGAAGCTGGAATTGACATCTTTCGTATATTTGACGCTCTAAATGATATAAGAAACATGGAAACGGCAATTAAGGCTGTAAAGAAGGCAGGGGCGCATGCGCAAGGTTCTGTGGTTTATACGATAAGTCCAATACACACCTTGGAGAGTTTTGTTGAGATGGCAAAAAAATTGGAAGAGTTAGGCGTGGATTCTATCTGCATAAAAGATATGGCAGGACTTATGAGTCCGACAGTAGCTTCAAAATTGGTTAAAATGATGAAAAAAGAGCTCAGTGTGCCTATAGATTTACATACTCACAGCACGGCTGGATGGGCACCGATAACTTATATGAAAGCAGTGGAGGCAGGAGTAGATATAATTGATACCGCAATGTCTCCTTTTGGATTCGGAACTGCGCAGCCTGCAACGGAGAGTATGGTAGCCTCCTTTAAGGATACCCCATATGATACCGGAATGGATTTAAAGAAATTGGAAAAAATTGCAGAGTATTTCAGAGTAGTTGAGAAAAAGCTGAGAAAGTACACTAGAATGGAAATGCGCATTGCAGATACGAGAGTGCTTATTTATCAAGTTCCGGGTGGTATGTTATCTAATCTCTACAATCAACTGAAAGAAATGAAGGCAGAGGACAAGATCGAAGAGGTTCTTGCAGAGGTTCCCAAGGTTCGTGCAGAGGTGGGCTATCCCCCTCTTGTAACTCCATTAAGCCAAATTGTAGGCACTCAGGCAGTTATGAATGTTATCTCTGGTGAGAGGTGGAAAATGGTAACTAAGGAGATGAGAAATTACATAAAAGGTCTATATGGAAAACCTCCAGGAGAGATAAAGGAAGAAATAAAGAAGAAGGTTCTGGGTGATGAGAAACCTATAACTGCTAGACCTGCAGATTTACTGGAGCCAGGATTTGAAAAAGTTAAAGAGGAGATAGGCGATTTAGCCGATAATGAAGAGGATGTTCTATCTTACGCTCTATTTCCAGATGTGGCTAGAAAATTCTTCATGCGTAGAAAAGGGTTAGCAGAAGAAACCCCAGAGCCACCCAAGGAAGGAAAGAAGTACAAGATATGGATCAACGGAGAAGAGTACTTTGTGAATGTGGAGGAGATGCCCCAATGAAACATTATTTTTATTATCCTTTTAGCTATCTAATACTTTTTATTTATCTTATTTTCTTCTTTTTCTTCTTTATGTTTTTCATTTTTGGTGTGCCTTATGCTTTCGTCAAATTGGGAATACCCTCTAATCTAGCAATGTCCATGTTTTTATTTGCGATCATTGGTAGTTACATAAATATACCAATAAAAAGAATAGAGAGTAAGAGCCCTATGGCCCCTAAGGGGTCTGTTAATTTTTGGGGATTAAAGTATCAGATTCCCCATACACCTCATACAACCACCCTCTTGGCAATAAACCTTGGAGGTGCAATTATACCCATATTTATATCTTCGTGGGTTTTTGTATCTCTCTTTATTCATTCTTACTACATTTTGATTCTAAAAAGTATCTTAGGTATAGCAATAGTAGCAATAGTGTCCTACATATTTGCAAAGCCGGTTAAAGGAATGGGAATAGCGCTTCCTGCATTCATTCCACCTATTGTAGCATCTTTAACTGCATTGTTTATAGCCCCTGAAAATCCTGTGGCTGTTGCATACATATCAGGCACTCTAGGTACGCTGATAGGTGCAGATTTGATGCATATGAAAGATATTGAGAATTTAGGAGCGCCTGTGGCAAGCATCGGTGGTGCAGGCACATTCGATGGAGTGTTCCTCTCCGGCATAATTGCAATACTACTGATATAAAAAAATTAGAGTTTAGAACGAGTTATATTTACCCCATCTACAAGGATATAGGGAAGGTACGAAGGAAGAACCTCATCCCACCACTTCACTTTCTCTCTTTCTTTGCTTACTTCTACTATATTTGAGAATATGTGTGGCATATTTTCCGTGACTCTAATACCTTTCCAAGATTCTTTTATCTCTCCGTTCTCAATGTAGAATATTCCGTCCCTCGGTATAGTTGAGAAATCGCCGTTTCTGTAATCTTGGAACCTTGTATACCACAGATTGATTATAAATAAGCCCTTATCAATTTCTGATAGTAAATCTTGATAGCTTTTGTTTCCTTCTTTTACAACTGGCTGCCATGCATTTGGGTTTAGTATTCCAGCGTTTCCAGTGGTATCAGTATTGAATTTATGCGCAGTTGAGTAACTATGAAGGTAATTTTTCACTACACCTTTCTCGACTATGGGTGTTTTTTGAGTAGCTGTGGCTTCTTGATCAAATATGCGATAGCCCGTGGAGAATAAAGTTGGATCATCATAAATTGTCAATTTTTCTGAATAGACCTTCTCTCCGATCTTACCTGCAAAGAAACTCATACCTGCATCAACTGCAAATGCAGAGGCCATGTGCATGCTGTAAGAGATTAAAGAACCAAAGGCGAGGGGATGAAATAGAATTTTGTATTTTCCCTCTTCTCCATCTTTTGGTTCTCCTCCAAGAGAGGCAATGACTCCAGCTCTCTCTCCAATGCTCTTTGCATCTTCAAGTTCCTTCGCATCTGCAGTCGTGATTGCCTCTTGACCTGCATTTCTGTACTCGTTGAAAGCCCTTATAACTATATCCACATTTGCAACTTCATCTTTGGCACTGTTATAATTTGTTAATATCTCTCTTTTCACATAATCCCTATATACCACACCAGCAGCTCTGATGGCTCCTTTTTCTATAGCCCCATCAATCACTTCCTTGGCCAAATTTTCAAGGTCTAAATCCAAAATTTCGTAATCTATTTTCCTATTCCTATAATTTTGCTTTTTCGGGTTCAGACCATAAAAATCTTTGTTTTCAGGCAAAGTTTGCAGCATTCTTGCATATTTTTCAATAAGCTCCTCCGCCTTGTTCAAATTTTTTATGGTTGTCATAAACACTTTCTTCCCTTTAGAAAGAAAAACCTCTAAACTCTTTTCAACCCATAGTTTAGAAATATCTATGTCATTATTTGAAAATCTAACTTGCCTTTTTTCCCTCTCTATTAAAATCAAAGAGGCTTCATCAATGCCCAAATTTTGAGCCTTATTCATAATTTTTTCAAGATCCATAATATCACCTCAGTTTAATTTCCCTAAGACGGAGATGAGGGCCACCCATCCAAACATCAACGCCTTGCATGGGATCTCCCTTTCCGCATGTACCTGCGAAGAACTCTAAATCCTTTGCTATTGCATCTATTCTGCTATAGAATCCAGGAGTGGTTATTTCTAAAACAGGTCTTCTTACAGGAGCCACAATCTCTCCGTTCTTTATTAAATATGCCTCTCTACCCACATATTTTTGATTGTAGCGAATATCATCAATGTTCCACTCAGTAAAGCTCTTCATATAAATTCCCTCTTTGACATCCTCAAACAACTCTTCCTTGGAATAATCTCCTGGCTCAAAGAATGTTGTGCTCATCCTAACTATGGGCTCTCTATTCCACCACGATGAGCGAGCTGCTCCATTGCTCTTTGTACCAAGCTTTCCAGCGCTTTCTCTATTGTGTAGAAACTCATTTATTTTTCCATCCTTGTAAAGGTATCTTCTTCTTGCTGGAATGCCCTCTTCATCGTACTTGTAGTATCCAAAACTGTGTGGCACAGTGGGGTCATCTACAACATTCACAATCTCGCTTCCTATTCTCTCTCCAACCTTTGAAGGGTTTATAAAGCTCTCTCCAGCTTGGGCTGCCTCTCTTCCAAGTATCCTATCTGCCTCGCTTGGATGTCCACATGATTCATGAGCAATTATGCCTGCAACCTCTGGACCTACAATCAAATCATATGTTCCCTCTGGGGATTTTTTTGCTTTGACAATTTCCCTAAGGGCTTTTTCCTCTTCAGGCAATAGAGATAGTATATCCCATCTATCAAATATTTCATAACCACCGCTCATTCCATATTGCCTATAACTCTGCTCAAAATTTCCATTTTCCATAACACCGAGCATATAGAAATATTCAACCCGGGGGATTTTTGCCCTTATCTTTGAACCTTCTGAATTTATGTACAATTTTTCTATTTTCTTATCTTTAAGCATTTGAAGCTTCATTTGAGCACCAAGGCGCTTATCAACATCGAGTAGATAATCTATTTTTTCATCGACATCCATATTTTCAATCTTCTTCTTTTCTTCCACGCTCCAAGAATCTTCATAGCGAGCTTCTGAGGAAAAATCTATTCTGTTTTTCCTCTTTTTTGAAAGTTTTACCGCCCTTTCTGCAATTTCCTTGAGATTAGAAATATCATTTGTAGCTGAAAAACCTATTCCTTCATTGACAACTCTGACAGCAAAGCCATCTTCTTCCGTAGAAGATACAGCATTAATAACTCCGTTCTTCA
Proteins encoded:
- a CDS encoding DNA primase large subunit PriL, with the translated sequence MRTLVKYPFLPQALDVVRNIELDELLTSSIYENARDYGIAKVISCFDENLRSSITDEETKIIGFYISKLFLIALSDPIITRRFANVVRDELEGHLIEDSSENIYLVASSLGVKYKDIPEKIRRLHEENPKPWVAGTKYELFILVHFLDFIKYASGISGEAFKLINQPLKEGWVPVSKEEFIKILREAFVKNFVRDIESNANKKDALKKYFKDEIEKIRELKDAYISKYSSQDFGDVVEDAFPPCLKSILVKLKNGVNLPHQARFFLVTFLHKIGVRNDDIMKVFATAPDFNESMTRYQVEHITGGISKKEYEVPKCSTLQAYGLCVKNAVNDNLCKKDWMSHPLLYYKIKKEWISRQRESSE
- a CDS encoding oxaloacetate decarboxylase subunit alpha, with the protein product MVKITDTTLRDGHQSLFATRMRTEDMIPIAEAMDEMGFFSLEVWGGATFDSAMRFLNENSWDRPRTLKKYIKNTPLQMLLRGQNLVGYRHYPDDIVEKFVFKAVEAGIDIFRIFDALNDIRNMETAIKAVKKAGAHAQGSVVYTISPIHTLESFVEMAKKLEELGVDSICIKDMAGLMSPTVASKLVKMMKKELSVPIDLHTHSTAGWAPITYMKAVEAGVDIIDTAMSPFGFGTAQPATESMVASFKDTPYDTGMDLKKLEKIAEYFRVVEKKLRKYTRMEMRIADTRVLIYQVPGGMLSNLYNQLKEMKAEDKIEEVLAEVPKVRAEVGYPPLVTPLSQIVGTQAVMNVISGERWKMVTKEMRNYIKGLYGKPPGEIKEEIKKKVLGDEKPITARPADLLEPGFEKVKEEIGDLADNEEDVLSYALFPDVARKFFMRRKGLAEETPEPPKEGKKYKIWINGEEYFVNVEEMPQ
- a CDS encoding DUF1614 domain-containing protein, encoding MFFIFGVPYAFVKLGIPSNLAMSMFLFAIIGSYINIPIKRIESKSPMAPKGSVNFWGLKYQIPHTPHTTTLLAINLGGAIIPIFISSWVFVSLFIHSYYILILKSILGIAIVAIVSYIFAKPVKGMGIALPAFIPPIVASLTALFIAPENPVAVAYISGTLGTLIGADLMHMKDIENLGAPVASIGGAGTFDGVFLSGIIAILLI
- a CDS encoding TldD/PmbA family protein, with the protein product MDLEKIMNKAQNLGIDEASLILIEREKRQVRFSNNDIDISKLWVEKSLEVFLSKGKKVFMTTIKNLNKAEELIEKYARMLQTLPENKDFYGLNPKKQNYRNRKIDYEILDLDLENLAKEVIDGAIEKGAIRAAGVVYRDYVKREILTNYNSAKDEVANVDIVIRAFNEYRNAGQEAITTADAKELEDAKSIGERAGVIASLGGEPKDGEEGKYKILFHPLAFGSLISYSMHMASAFAVDAGMSFFAGKIGEKVYSEKLTIYDDPTLFSTGYRIFDQEATATQKTPIVEKGVVKNYLHSYSTAHKFNTDTTGNAGILNPNAWQPVVKEGNKSYQDLLSEIDKGLFIINLWYTRFQDYRNGDFSTIPRDGIFYIENGEIKESWKGIRVTENMPHIFSNIVEVSKEREKVKWWDEVLPSYLPYILVDGVNITRSKL
- a CDS encoding TldD/PmbA family protein, producing the protein MEDILERVLEGIDARFAEIRYMKINMNIITVKNGVINAVSSTEEDGFAVRVVNEGIGFSATNDISNLKEIAERAVKLSKKRKNRIDFSSEARYEDSWSVEEKKKIENMDVDEKIDYLLDVDKRLGAQMKLQMLKDKKIEKLYINSEGSKIRAKIPRVEYFYMLGVMENGNFEQSYRQYGMSGGYEIFDRWDILSLLPEEEKALREIVKAKKSPEGTYDLIVGPEVAGIIAHESCGHPSEADRILGREAAQAGESFINPSKVGERIGSEIVNVVDDPTVPHSFGYYKYDEEGIPARRRYLYKDGKINEFLHNRESAGKLGTKSNGAARSSWWNREPIVRMSTTFFEPGDYSKEELFEDVKEGIYMKSFTEWNIDDIRYNQKYVGREAYLIKNGEIVAPVRRPVLEITTPGFYSRIDAIAKDLEFFAGTCGKGDPMQGVDVWMGGPHLRLREIKLR